The DNA region TCTGCCATAAAAAATATTGCAGCTATATTGAGAGCTAAATTGGCAAGCTGTATTATTACATGCCAAGCGATATATTTTTTAGCTTCTCCCATTAAAGCTATAAGCCTTTTATTTATCATAAACTTTCCTTTATTTTTTAATTATTAATAAATACTTCTTTTTATTATCTCTTTTATCCCAGAACTGTCATAATCCTCTCTAGTCATAGCACTTATTATAAATGACAATATTATATCTATAAACTTATCCGCAGTAAAACTTTCATTGAATGCATCTTTTCTCACATTCTTATCATTCATAAGATTTTTATATAAACCATCTCTAATATGTGTTTTTATATTATTCATCATACCAATAGCCTTGGTTTTATTTTTTCCAAATAATATAGTAGAATGCATCAAGAAAAAATTTGGATATTCTTTATTTCCTTTTTCAATACTCTTAAAAATTGTATCTATCACTTCCATAAAACTATTAGATTGTATACATATAT from Brachyspira pilosicoli P43/6/78 includes:
- a CDS encoding TetR/AcrR family transcriptional regulator, translated to MNKNITSKEEILNISRELIKKKGFNSINIRTIAENCNIAIGSIYNYFNSKEELTISIIGSIWLDIFHPSNICIQSNSFMEVIDTIFKSIEKGNKEYPNFFLMHSTILFGKNKTKAIGMMNNIKTHIRDGLYKNLMNDKNVRKDAFNESFTADKFIDIILSFIISAMTREDYDSSGIKEIIKRSIY